In one window of Canis lupus baileyi chromosome 12, mCanLup2.hap1, whole genome shotgun sequence DNA:
- the CDC42EP3 gene encoding cdc42 effector protein 3: MPAKTPIYLKAANNKKGKKFKLRDILSPDMISPPLGDFRHTIHIGKEGQHDVFGDISFLQGNYELLPGNQEKARAGQFPGHSEFFRANSTSDSMFTETPSPVLKNAISLPTIGGSQALMLPLLSPVTFNSKQESFGPAKLPRLSCEPVVEEKAPEKSSLLENGTGHQGDVSWGSSGSASQSSQGRDSHSSSLSEQYPDWSAEDMFEHSAACELVKKTKSEESLSDLTGSLLSLQLDLGPSFLDEVLNVMDKNK, translated from the coding sequence ATGCCAGCCAAGACCCCAATTTACCTAAAAGCTGCCAAtaacaaaaaaggcaagaaatttaAACTGAGGGACATTTTGTCCCCCGATATGATTAGCCCCCCGCTTGGAGACTTCCGCCACACCATCCACATCGGCAAAGAGGGCCAGCACGACGTCTTTGGTGACATCTCCTTCCTGCAAGGGAACTACGAGCTGTTGCCCGGAAACCAGGAGAAAGCGCGCGCAGGTCAGTTTCCGGGGCACAGCGAGTTCTTCCGGGCCAACAGCACGTCCGACTCCATGTTCACGGAAACGCCCTCCCCAGTGCTCAAAAACGCCATCTCCCTACCTACCATTGGGGGGTCCCAAGCACTCATGTTGCCCCTGCTGTCGCCAGTGACATTTAATTCCAAACAGGAGTCCTTTGGGCCAGCAAAGCTGCCCCGGCTTAGCTGTGAGCCCGTCGTGGAGGAAAAGGCTCCGGAGAAAAGCAGCCTGTTGGAGAATGGGACGGGCCACCAGGGCGACGTCTCGTGGGGTTCCAGCGGGTCGGCGTCACAGTCCAGCCAGGGCAGGGACAGCCACTCCTCCAGCCTCTCGGAACAGTACCCCGACTGGTCGGCCGAGGACATGTTTGAGCATTCGGCCGCGTGCGAGCTCGTCAAGAAGACCAAGTCAGAGGAGTCCCTCTCTGATCTCACAggttccctcctctccctgcagctCGACCTGGGGCCCTCGTTTTTGGATGAGGTGCTGAATGTCATGGATAAAAATAAGTAA